The genomic window TTGCAACACCTTTGCTTTGCATGGAAATAACTTGCCTTACATAAATTGTATGTATGTGTCTAGTGTGATTGTCTGATTTTTGGTTGCcatacattacatttttttaaactttgaaatcACTTCTAAGTtgattcacatttttttcttattatctctccttttcttctgtcttctctttccTCAGTCAATTCATTAGTTGTCAATGAGGATGTTCCAAGGAAAGGACCATGcctcttaaaacaaaagaatgttTGTTCCATTGTTTAGGTGTGAAATCCCCTTAGATGAAATGCTGGTTTGCAGCTGATTCAGATCTCGACATATTTGATCATATTTTAGATTATTGCAGAATTActtataactttttattttggtcattaaaaaaacaaacaaacaaacaaaacaacaaaaaacacattaacctAATGTTATTCTGACAGTTTGCTAACACTGGCTTTCTCTTAGAGGAAATCGACTTTCAATCAGTTCTGATGCTTTCCCcctcttttcttgtttatttttatttgaacattGATCTGTAACATCTGAACAATCTTGAGATGCCTATCGTTGTGTAACTTCactgtgtttcttctgtttttaattttaaattttgttgttggtgggtttgttttgttttatttttaatggtgtcCTGATTTGGTTTGTTACAGCTTTGGTAATGTATGTGTGGTTGTGCTATATTGGTAAATTAAGCAAGTTATTTCctgccattttccttttcagttttttttttttttttttttttttttcctgttagcttTGCTTTGCACTTGTACCCTCAGATCTTGTGGATCCACCATTCCCGGTCCATTTTGTAGACCTTCCTACCACTGCAACCAAAGACTGTCATTTTCAGTCCTGATTACATTTTCCAATCTCTATTTTTGATTTCCATTTTACTTTCAATGTTTTTCATTCGCATCAAAGATGACGAGACAGAATCTACAGAAACATCTATCCTGAAAAGCCATCTGGTTAATGAAGTCCCTGTACTAGCCAGTCCAGACTTGTTGTCTGAAGTGTCTGAGATGAAACAAGATTTGATCAAAATGACTGCCATCTTGACAACTGACTCTTCTGATAAATCGGGCTCAATTAAAGTGAAAGATCTTGGAAAACCCACTGAAGAAGAGCCAGGAGAGCCTTTTGAAATAGTTGAAAGGGTGAAAGAAGACttagaaaaagtaaatgaaattcTTAGAGGGGGGTCCTACACCAGAGAAGAGCATGCTATGCAGAAGTCCCTTTCCAGACAAGAATTTGTAGAAGAAGAATGGGTCATTGTCAGTGATGAAGAGATTGAAGAGGCCAGAAGAAATGCTCCTTTAGAAGTCACTGAACCTACCTGTGTAGAAGTTGGGATAGACAAAGAGacaaaagagacagagaagaaGGACATGATGGGAATGGTAGATTACCTTAGTGACGATTTAAAAACATACCTTTCTCTTCATGAGGTACAGCCACAAGCCTTACAAGAAGACTTAGTAGAAGAGAGATTTGAAGCTGTAGTAATAAGCAGGGAGTCTGAAAAAGGAGGACAAGAATCTCCAACAACGGAAACACTAAGCCCTCAGGAGCAACACAAGCCTGCcttagaaattaaaaagccaGTTAGAACTAAACTGAGAgataagcaaaaacaaaaggaaagcaaggtgcaaagcaaagaagaaaaaccagGACTAACGAAGTGCAGTTCGGATGAGGCAGTACACGAGGAGGAACAAGGCTTAACACCGGCAGCTGCTCCTGAGGCTAAAGCTGTATCCCCTGTAATAGAGGAAACTCCTATTGGCTCAATAAAAGATAAGGTAaaagctcttcagaaaaaagTGGAAGATGAGCAAAAAGTACGTTCAAAACTACCTGTCAGAATTCAAACAAGAGAAGGCACTGCAGAAAAGGCTTCTAAAAAAACAGTACCAGTCAAAAAGCCAGCTGCACACAAAGCACAACCTCCCGTTTCACCTTCTTCTAAGACTGAGAGACTTGAAGAGACCATGTCAGTTCGTGAGCTGATGAAAGCCTTCCAGTCAGGTCAAGACCCATCCAAAAATATAACTGGACTCTTTGAGCACAAATCtgtcaaacaaaagcaacagcCCCCTGAGAAGGAAACCCCTCggaaaaaagcagtttcttcaCAAAGTGAAACAAAGCGAGTAACAAGCCACAAGACAGACAAACCAAAGGACAAACACAGCACTACgttaaaagcagagaaagagcCACAatcaaaaaaaggaagaacacagATTTCTACTGTTGAAATTACCAAGAAAACTGTAAGTAAAGACCAGGTaaaacagcagagcagcaaaaaACCAGCAGCCGAGCCTCTCTCTCCAGTATTTGTTGATCAAAGTGCCAAAGATTCAGCAGGTGTAAAGGGCAGGACTTCTGATGACCAAGCAGATACTGACTTTCAGATCAGCCCTGACAGAAAAACCTCAACAGACTTCTCTGATGTCATTAAAGAAGAACTTGAGGATAATGACAAATATCAACAATTCCGACATCTTTCAGTGACAGAGGAAGGCGAGCTTAACTTGGAGCAAGTCCTGACCAGTCCTTTCAATGTTGCTTTCCCGACAGAGTATGTAAAAGATGGATTCCTTCCTGCTCTTTCTCTGCAAAGTGCTGCTTTTGATGGGAGCTCAGAGAGCCTTAAACATGAAGGTGTGGCTGATTCTCCAGGCAGCCTACTTGATGGAACTCCTCAGATCAGCTCTGAGGAAAGTTATAAGCATGAGGGGCTGGCAGAGACTCCAGAAACAAGCCCTGAAagcctttccttctcaccaAAGAAAACTGATGGGCAAATTGAAGAAGCTAAAGGAGCAGCTAGAGCACATACAACTGCAGAAACATGTTCTCCGAAGGAACTCTCTccaaaggaagatgaaaaaggTATTACTGAAAAACAGCTAGATGCTGTAACTGAGACTAGTAAGTCTCATTCTGACCATGTATCAGAAGAGCTTGTACCTAAAGCCTCTGAAGAAGAGGCTGATAAACTTAAAGAAAGTAGCTCAGCTTCCATAATGAAAGATATTAGCAGGGATAAAGAATCCAGGACCACTGCACACTTAACTAAATCTTCCGAAACACATGACACTgctttagagaaagaaaaagatataacCTGTGAACGTCGTGTTGTGGTTAGAAGTCCCCAAAAATTGGAACTCTCACTTGCTAGCCATGATAGTGAAAGCTTTAGCCCAGTTGCAGATGACTCTTTGGCTATAAGTCATAAAGACTCATTGGAAGCAAGCCCAGTGCTAGAAGATAACTCATCACACAAAACGCCTGATTCTTTGGAGCCCAGTCCTATAAAAGAGTCTCCCTGCCGTGATTCCCTTGAAAGTAGCCCTGTAGAACAAAAAGTGAAAGCTGGCATTTTGGGGCAGGGTCCTCTTCAGTCTGTTCTTAGCAAAGGAGAAACCTGTCCAGAGCTGGCATCGGTGCGTTCCAGGATTCTCCGTGACCCAGAGGGGAGTGCTGATGATGACAGTCTAGAGCAAACATCTCTCATGGAGAGTTCAGGGAAAAGTCCTCTTTCACCAGAAACTCCCAGTTCTGAAGAAATTAGCTATGAAATCACACCTAAAACAGCAGACTCACAGGCACTGTCAAATATACGAAAGTCGGCCATGATACCTGAAGTCAGTGAAGAACCAGAGGATGACTGTGAAAGTGAACCAAGGAAAAGATTTACTCCTGAGGAGGAGATGTTTAAAATGGTAaccaaaatcaaaatgtttgatGAATTAGAAcaagaagcaaagcagaagcGAGATTACAAAAAGGATTGTAAGCAAGACGAATCTTCTGCAGTTGCTGATTCAGAAGCTGCATGTGAAGCTGAAGAACCAGAGTCAACAACTGTTGAAGAAAAAGTTATACCTACAGTAGTGATGTCTTCAGCAAAATCTAGAAAGAGTTCTTCCTCTTCAGAAAGTGAGCCAGAATTGACCGAGCTTAAAAAAGAAGCTGACTCAGGTTTCTTAATGGAGCCCACGATCCGAGTGCAGCCACCTTCACCATTACCATCCAGTATTGACTCCAGTTCTAGCCCTGAAGAAGGATGCTTCCAACCTATCGATTCAAAACAATGTTCTTCCAGGATAGGTGCCATTAAAGCAGAACAGGATAAGCCAACAGAAGATGACAAAGAGGAACCGTATGTCCTTGGGGACAGCTGTAAGGCTTCCACACAAGAATCTGGCACTTGCCATTCTGATGGTTGTGCACCAGCAGAAACTGACAAATCAAAACGTGATAGCACAGATGACAGTGAGATAGTTAGTCCTAATGCCCCAGTCACACAATTGCAGGGTTCTCCCTGCCATTCTTTTGGTGACAGTTCTTACAAAGAAGTTCATGTTGAGTCTTCACCAACACTAGAGCAATCTGATACTAATGAAAGTAGTATCAAAAGCACCACACTGTTAACACACTCAGATCTCATTGCTGAAGGAGCAGTGCTTGAGAAAGCAGGTGACGATTCTTGTGGACACAGTATCACGGAGTACTCTGTGCCACAAGATGGCAAACTGGTTGAAGGTGATCCCACTGACCATTCTGGTCTGGGGAGTGATTTGGCAAAAGTAGATACAGATCTTGAAACACCTCAAGGAGATACTCATATTGAGGAACCCTTGCCAGAGTATTCATCCCTCACCACTGAAACAGGGGAACTTGAAAGTTGTGTAGTGGAGGCTGCTGAAAGTAGTGCTCCTCATATAGTAAGCCCTTATGAAAATGTGTCTTCTGAACAATTTTTTACTGACTGTGAAGTTAAGGTAGGATCTGGTGAAAGTCTGCTATCTAAGGAAGACTATTCtactgaagaaggaaaagatcaGAGCAGTACCATTTTGCTTAGCAGAGACACGGGTAGCAAATATCAGTCTTCAGAGGAAGTATATATGGAAATAGAACCAAAACCAGaggatttatttcagaaaatctcACCAGGGTCTTCAGCATCAGATTCCACGAAGTTAGCTGAATCCACCATTGACAATGTaagaactgaaacagaaaaattgatCAGTCAAGTTGTCATCACCAAAACTGATGTGGATTCTGACATGTGGAGTGAAATACGTGAAGATGATGAAGCTTTTGAAGCTCGGGTGAAAGAAGAGGAACAAAAGATATTTGGTTTGATGGTAGACAGGCGATCCCAAGGCACAACACCTGATACAACACCAGCCAGAACACCCACGGAAGAAGGGACACCACTTAGTGaacaaaatccttttctttttcaggaaggaAAGTTGTTTGAAATGACTAGAAGTGGAGCCATTGACATGACCAAAAGGAACTATCCAGATGAAAGTTTTCACTTCTTCCAAATGGGGCAGCAGCCTCAGGAAGAACTTTCTTTAtgtgaagaaatgaaagaagcagCGGAAGTGGAATCTTCTAAGCCAGAGAGCTTACCAGATCCATTTCCCCCTTCAGAATCAGAGGACTTGGATATACAAGGAAAAGATGCACTGAAACGTTCACCCTCGCCGTCTGAGTCTTGTgataaatcagaagaaatgaGTGGTGAAGGTGTCAGCATAGGCACTGCAAAAGCAGAGCTTAAATCCAGAATTCCAATTAAAATGGGTATTTCAGCTTCTTCAAAATcaccaaagaaagaaactgctgccTCTGAAGCTGAGCCCTTCTCCGGAGCGGAGACTGACATGGTTGATAGCAGTCAGGTGCCTTGCCCTATGTCTCCTGAGCAGTCTGTGGTAGAAGATGAGTTAGGTTTTTCCAAGGTCACTAGATTGGTCTGTTCTGAACAGGATGAGGAGTCCCCAGACTCTTCACCAGAGGAACAGAGATCTGTGATTGAAATCCCTACTGCTTTAATGGAGAGAGTGCCTTCTTGTGAAAGCAAATCCAAAATTCCTGTAAGAACAGCTGCTACTGCATCACAATCATTGCAACAATTAGAAAACGAGAGCCTTCCCACTGATGGCTTTCTTGACAGTCTGCAGTGTGAAGGAAAAGATGACCAAGCAAAACCAAAGTCTAAAATTCCTGTCAAAGCAGCGCTCCAAAGAGCTGAACAACAGTATACATCCACAGACACACCTGTCCACAAGCTAGAGTCACCCAAAGCTCTTGACACGACAAGCAAACTACCTACAAAACAAGATAACCGAAGTAAATCTGAATCTGATGCAAGTGTTCCCATGGACCCAAAGATTAAACGCTCGATAAAAGCTAGGAGTTATGCAGAGGCAGAAGCAGAGACGAGGGAGAGGGAGATGAAGGTTGAGCTAGACTCAGAGGAGGCAACAACAGGAAGACTCAAGGTATTTTCATCACGGTTGCCAGTTAAAAGCAGGAGCACTACAGCCTCCCGCAGTGCTTTTAGTCCTACAAAAGAAAGTAAGGAACATTTTTTTGACCTTTACAAAAACTCCATAGAATTCTTTGAAGAAATTAGTGATGAAGCTTCTAAGTTAGTGGAAAGACTCACACAGTCAGAGAGAGAACAAGAATTAGTTTCAGATGACGAAAGCAGTAGTGCCCTAGAAGTTTCAGTTATTGAAAATGTGCCATCCATTGAGACTCAGCAGTCAGTTCCTGAAGACATCTTTGACACCAGACCCATTTGGGATGAGTCTGTAGAGACTCAGATTGAACGTATCCCTGATGACAATATCCATGACCATGCTGAAGGTATTTGCCAACGACTGGGATTCCCTGTGCGACGCATGTCataaattaaactttttgtttcttgttttctttggtgtgtgtgtgtgtatatgtaagTTTGTATACATGTGTGGTATTTTCTTGTAAGCTTTTGGTGGTtagttgtgtatttttttttctttataagctgtgtttgttttttgcgttgtgtctgtatttttcttgtctgtgaAATAATCTCAAGATTGCAAGCCATGTGTGCTTATGAGAAGTGTTACCTTAAACACAAACACttctaaaaatatgtatttaccATTAAACTGACCTTTCGGGTCATACGCATTTTGACTTTTGGCTTTCCCTGACCCTATTTttattagtaatttttttttttttttttttttttggcatcaaTTGAAACTGGAACAGGCAAATCcatcttctcttttgtttttaccCAAAGAAACATACAGAAGCTTTGAAGAATCAAGTTTGTCTTATTCCTTTTTTTGGCCATTTCTCTCTCATGAAAATTCTGTGTCACCAGAAACTTAAGTAGAAGTTGTCTGGTGTTTGGTCTTCCCCTCACTTACTTGCATACTGCCATTGGGTAGCTGTGATGGAAATCCAGTAGCTAAAATGAAGCCATATTTCACCAACTTCAATCAGTTTTCTGAATGTTTGCAATCCGTGTGTTCATTCAGGGAAAATCAAAACTCAAATTCTGACATCCTCAAATTAGCCTTGGGGATGGGAGGAACAGTGAAGTCTCACTGTTTCTGAAATAGACAGACTGGTGAATGAATGTCTGATTTTTCCTTGCCTTCAATGTAAGTCTTTTGTATCACTCCCTAGCTGAAAGAGTCAAAGCCATTTCAATTAttaatttccaaatgaaaactaTAACATGAAATGCCACATGGACTGTTTGAACAAAAGTTTCGCTaccacagaaagaaagcaattagAAGCACCAGTCCAGATGAATTTTGCAACCTTGGCATTTACTAAGGAGGCATGGAAATTTATAGCTCTTAACTTAGTTAGTCTTCACCTTAATGCTAGAATGAAGTTTTAGAATAAAACGCTTGGATAAAATAGTACAGTAGGCACTTCACTCCTTATTTAGATTTTTACATTAAAGTCTGATTTTCAAATGGGAAATGTAGATAGTTCTGTACTTTTGAAAAATCAAGctacctttttcttctttgttagACCTGGAGATTTGCAATCCTTACTGTAACTACCCAGTTGTAGCAGCCTGTCCTTGTTTAGATTAGagtagtcagaaaaaaatgctatccCTTCTAGGTCTTTATCACCTATGGAAATGCTTTTTGATTTGTAAAAGACAACTTGTGGCTGTTCTCTTTGACCTTTAGATCAACAGCATGATCAGGAAAGGACAGAGGAAAGACTGGCCCACATTGCTGATCACCTTGGATTCAGCTGGACAGGTAAAATGCACGTTATCTATTCTAGTGAGAAACAAGGCGAGCACTCCTcaatgtttttgtgtttctttcagaTGATTTCCTCATTCTCTAAAACTGTTTCATAGAAACACTTCAGTAGCTTATAGGAACTAGATTGTTTGCTGATTACTAAGATTCCTCTAGCCTGTTAGGTAAGAACTAAGATGAAGAGGTAACTCCTCTGTAGTTGTTGTGGTATCTCCAGAGGGAAAGCTCCTAGGTTGAGGAAGTGACAGCGTCGGCATACGTTACTTTACACTTTCTCACAAAGTGCGATGACTCTAGAACATAAACTGACTAGAAGATAGATGAATGAACATCGTTTGTGTTCTGGAAATCCTGAGCTGGAAGATTGCTATGGGGAAAGGTCAcatcagcttctttttttttttttatggaagctattttacttttctgtgtgcgtaggaaaaagaaatgaaaaaggtcATATTTGTAAAAATCACTCCAAGACAGCACAATTAACGTTCTGGGGGATAAGAGAATGAAATGCAGATCTGTGTCACTGACAATCATCCCAAAAGCATTTACAAGGAAAGAGCTATGGAGAAATCTCTCTGCTATGTTAAACTGTGCAATTCAACAGAAATTTAAATCAGGTCTATGCTTTTTTGTATCTAACCCTAGAGCAGTACCACACTGATGAACGTAAGTGGGGTTCTAGTGGTTAAAGAagaattgcattaaaaaaaaaaaaaagtgttaactACATGGTAATTGAGGTTGTGCTCTATACTGTTTTTATAAGCATCTTCAGAGAATAACAAAATATCACTGacatttttgtatattttactgATCTCCTCCTTTCCTGTCCTCTATTTCAATATTTCTCTATTTCAATCTATAGAGAACACTGGAAGTATATGTCACTTTTCCCAAGATGGATTATCTTTCAAGTCAGTAGGACTTAGATTTATGCAATGTAACAGATTAGGAATGtgctgattttttctttcatttttttttagtattaataGAAATGACTAGAcagatctgaaaacaaaactaaaaaacaatGGATACAGAATTGTCTGTTTTGATGagtattttacagaattttgGAGAGGACAGAGAAATACACCTGCAAAAGTATTCCTGTCTTGTGTTATGATAAAGATTGATTATGGTAAAAATGGCTGCGTCAAAAGTTACTTTGAGGGATAAAACAGTGCTTGGTTTTTGTTCAAACTTCCTTGACTACCTAGAACTTCAATCCGATATAATGTTACTGTGCATTTGTTCAAGGTTACAGTTGCACCAGTATACAAGCCAGTTTGGAAATAAGTTTATCTGGGTCCTGGGGACCAGGGTtcccccctgctccctcccttaAAATGTGGCACCCTCCATCATCCACCATAGTTATAATTACAGCGGAATAGAGTATGAGTCCTTCTTTGTGAGAGGAGCAGAAGTCTGGAGACCAGGAGTAATAGTAGGAATCTCTCAAATTTCCCTGTGGCTTTAAATCATTTGATTGCCTGTTTCTACGTACAGTCATGTCTTAGTTTAGTGGGAGAAAGCTGACCTTCATTCTGGATATAATACAGGCTGTTAAAgccatttctcttttctggacTGCAGTCTGAGCCTATGCTATGTCAGAAAGGCACTAGTTATTAGCCTCACATTTTAGTTTTTGGTTCTCAACTGTGATTCATAggcatttacttttcttttgatGAAACAAGTCCAGGGGAGTAATATGATTACTCTTTAATCCAGCCGTACAAAATGCCTTTACTCAAAATCAATTCTTTCACTGGATTTGGTGAGCATGGTGCTTTTGACAGAGCATGGTACTCTGTCATGGTTTTGTCAGTAGGGTTGTATCTCTGAGAAATGGTGCACACATTAAAGAAAAGCTGACATAGAGCCATCACTTCTAGGCATAATGCAATTATGAATTTGTCTTGAACCTCTTGTTTAACAGTGTCTAAACATAAGAAGGTGAatggaaacaaagagaaatgggTGTCAGAAAAGTTTGTAAACCATTTTGCTGTAGACTACCGTAAAATAGATGtaaggtgggggaaaaaaataaaagacatctttacagaaaatgatttatttttcagagctaGCAAGAGAActggatttcacagaagagcAAATCCATCAAATCAGGATTGAAAATCCTAATTCACTTCAAGACCAGAGCCACGCACTCCTCAAATACTGGCTTGAAAGGGATGGGAAACATGCAACAGGTTCATTACCAGTTATAGTACATCTACACTGTCTCAATATACAAGTGGGCCAATGTGTGTTAtaatccaaaaaataaaatacgtTTAAAATTTAGGCAGCGGGAAGAATGGCTATAGGTTGGGTTCTATTTTTAAGCTTGTCTCTATAACATCGTGTATCGTAGGATTCTGTTAGAGAGAATAGTTTAATATTGTTCATTTGGAGAACAACTTACAGCAAAGCAAGAGTGGAAAAATACTTAAGTTTCTTTtcctaaactaaaaaaaatacttggggGAACTAGACTAATTTGTGAAAGGAAAGACTAGATCAGAGGTAATTTTTGTGTGCAGCCCCTATCTTACATAGCCATGCTTCTAAATCAGTATCCTACATACATAATTCGTATTGAAAATAGAACGGAGAACATGTGAAGTTCTTAATTCAGCTACATGGTGTCATTTTAATGCCACAGATACAAATCTTACCCAGTGTCTTACAAAAATCAACCGAATGGATATTGTTCACCTAATGGAGACCAGCGGCATAGACTCCATGCAAGTTCACGGCACTCGCACGTATGCAG from Anas acuta chromosome 4, bAnaAcu1.1, whole genome shotgun sequence includes these protein-coding regions:
- the ANK2 gene encoding ankyrin-2 isoform X7, which gives rise to MGNAPLCQSCHSDKGVRAPGNLQDLDKIPDYYGCNSEESKDPQAPSDSNASFLRAARAGNLDKVVEYLKSGIDINTCNQNGLNALHLAAKEGHVGLVQELLERGSAVDSATKKGNTALHIASLAGQAEVVKVLVKEGANINAQSQNGFTPLYMAAQENHIEVVKYLLENGANQSTATEDGFTPLAVALQQGHNQAVAILLENDTKGKVRLPALHIAARKDDTKSAALLLQNDHNADVQSKMMVNRTTESGFTPLHIAAHYGNVNVATLLLNRGAAVDFTARNGITPLHVASKRGNTNMVKLLLDRGGQIDAKTRDGLTPLHCAARSGHDQVVELLLERGAPLLARTKNGLSPLHMAAQGDHVECVKHLLQHKAPVDDVTLDYLTALHVAAHCGHYRVTKLLLDKRANPNARALRGETALHMAARAGQVEVVRCLLRNGALVDARAREEQTPLHIASRLGKTEIVQLLLQHMAHPDAATTNGYTPLHISAREGQVDVASVLLEAGASHSMSTKKGFTPLHVAAKYGSLEVAKLLLQRRASPDSAGKNGLTPLHVAAHYDNQKVALLLLEKGASPHATAKNGYTPLHIAAKKNQMQIATTLLNYGAETNILTKQGVTPLHLASQEGHTDMVTLLLEKGSNIHVATKTGLTSLHLAAQEDKVNVAEILTKHGANQDAQTKLGYTPLIVACHYGNIKMVNFLLKQGANVNAKTKNGYTPLHQAAQQGHTHIINVLLQHGAKPNAITTNGNTALAIARRLGYISVVDTLKVVTEEITTTTTTVTEKHKLNVPETMTEVLDVSDEEAFKHSDDERFSDGEVYSCRGAVSRNSWSDDTMTGDGGEYLRPEDLKELGDDSLPSSQFLDGMNYLRYSLEGGRSDSLRSFSSDRSHTLSHASYLRDSAMIDDTVVIPSQQVTTLAKEVEKNSYRLSWGPENLDNVALSSSPIHSGCLSAKKETGSLLTRCSSPCLDHDNSSFLVSFMVDARGGAMRGCRHNGLRIIIPPRKCTAPTRVTCRLVKRHRLATMPPMVEGEGLASRLIEVGPSGAQFLGKLHLPTAPPPLNEGESLVSRILQLGPPGTKFLGPVIVEIPHFAALRGKERELVILRSENGDSWKEHFCEYTEDELNEILNGMDEVLDTPEELEKKRICRIITRDFPQYFAVVSRIKQDSNLIGPEGGVLSSTVVPQVQAVFPEGALTKRIRVGLQAQPMHTELIKKILGNKATFSPIVTLEPRRRKFHKPITMTIPVPKASSDGIMNGYGGDTPTLRLLCSITGGTTPAQWEDITGTTPLTFVNECVSFTTNVSARFWLIDCRQTQESVTFASQVYREIICVPYMAKFVVFAKSHDPIEARLRCFCMTDDKVDKTLEQQENFAEVARSRDVEVLEGKPIYVDCFGNLVPLTKSGQHHIFSFFAFKENRLPLFVKVRDTTQEPCGRLSFMKEPKSTRGLVHQAICNLNITLPVYTKESESDQEQEEEVDMTSEKNDETESTETSILKSHLVNEVPVLASPDLLSEVSEMKQDLIKMTAILTTDSSDKSGSIKVKDLGKPTEEEPGEPFEIVERVKEDLEKVNEILRGGSYTREEHAMQKSLSRQEFVEEEWVIVSDEEIEEARRNAPLEVTEPTCVEVGIDKETKETEKKDMMGMVDYLSDDLKTYLSLHEVQPQALQEDLVEERFEAVVISRESEKGGQESPTTETLSPQEQHKPALEIKKPVRTKLRDKQKQKESKVQSKEEKPGLTKCSSDEAVHEEEQGLTPAAAPEAKAVSPVIEETPIGSIKDKVKALQKKVEDEQKVRSKLPVRIQTREGTAEKASKKTVPVKKPAAHKAQPPVSPSSKTERLEETMSVRELMKAFQSGQDPSKNITGLFEHKSVKQKQQPPEKETPRKKAVSSQSETKRVTSHKTDKPKDKHSTTLKAEKEPQSKKGRTQISTVEITKKTVSKDQVKQQSSKKPAAEPLSPVFVDQSAKDSAGVKGRTSDDQADTDFQISPDRKTSTDFSDVIKEELEDNDKYQQFRHLSVTEEGELNLEQVLTSPFNVAFPTEYVKDGFLPALSLQSAAFDGSSESLKHEGVADSPGSLLDGTPQISSEESYKHEGLAETPETSPESLSFSPKKTDGQIEEAKGAARAHTTAETCSPKELSPKEDEKGITEKQLDAVTETSKSHSDHVSEELVPKASEEEADKLKESSSASIMKDISRDKESRTTAHLTKSSETHDTALEKEKDITCERRVVVRSPQKLELSLASHDSESFSPVADDSLAISHKDSLEASPVLEDNSSHKTPDSLEPSPIKESPCRDSLESSPVEQKVKAGILGQGPLQSVLSKGETCPELASVRSRILRDPEGSADDDSLEQTSLMESSGKSPLSPETPSSEEISYEITPKTADSQALSNIRKSAMIPEVSEEPEDDCESEPRKRFTPEEEMFKMVTKIKMFDELEQEAKQKRDYKKDCKQDESSAVADSEAACEAEEPESTTVEEKVIPTVVMSSAKSRKSSSSSESEPELTELKKEADSGFLMEPTIRVQPPSPLPSSIDSSSSPEEGCFQPIDSKQCSSRIGAIKAEQDKPTEDDKEEPYVLGDSCKASTQESGTCHSDGCAPAETDKSKRDSTDDSEIVSPNAPVTQLQGSPCHSFGDSSYKEVHVESSPTLEQSDTNESSIKSTTLLTHSDLIAEGAVLEKAGDDSCGHSITEYSVPQDGKLVEGDPTDHSGLGSDLAKVDTDLETPQGDTHIEEPLPEYSSLTTETGELESCVVEAAESSAPHIVSPYENVSSEQFFTDCEVKVGSGESLLSKEDYSTEEGKDQSSTILLSRDTGSKYQSSEEVYMEIEPKPEDLFQKISPGSSASDSTKLAESTIDNVRTETEKLISQVVITKTDVDSDMWSEIREDDEAFEARVKEEEQKIFGLMVDRRSQGTTPDTTPARTPTEEGTPLSEQNPFLFQEGKLFEMTRSGAIDMTKRNYPDESFHFFQMGQQPQEELSLCEEMKEAAEVESSKPESLPDPFPPSESEDLDIQGKDALKRSPSPSESCDKSEEMSGEGVSIGTAKAELKSRIPIKMGISASSKSPKKETAASEAEPFSGAETDMVDSSQVPCPMSPEQSVVEDELGFSKVTRLVCSEQDEESPDSSPEEQRSVIEIPTALMERVPSCESKSKIPVRTAATASQSLQQLENESLPTDGFLDSLQCEGKDDQAKPKSKIPVKAALQRAEQQYTSTDTPVHKLESPKALDTTSKLPTKQDNRSKSESDASVPMDPKIKRSIKARSYAEAEAETREREMKVELDSEEATTGRLKVFSSRLPVKSRSTTASRSAFSPTKESKEHFFDLYKNSIEFFEEISDEASKLVERLTQSEREQELVSDDESSSALEVSVIENVPSIETQQSVPEDIFDTRPIWDESVETQIERIPDDNIHDHAEDQQHDQERTEERLAHIADHLGFSWTELARELDFTEEQIHQIRIENPNSLQDQSHALLKYWLERDGKHATDTNLTQCLTKINRMDIVHLMETSGIDSMQVHGTRTYAEIEQTIGLDHSEGFSALQEDLFSSRHKQEQQHRISKDSDPTEHPPIVSEEDVSVSYSPFQDSTPRSEAELSMAELLRQAHKEQVESEFSGKPQDVPEKTSASQHEYFVTTPGTEQSAAPETGKAANEKSACFSVAKEEREKSSPRSPSSSQSSESPIIQEPEEPELHQDDVSPRRTSLVIVESTDEQPEKLGSGYEEESLEKELAEELGELETSSDEDEVVTTRVIRRRVIIQADSMPEMPPETVTEEQYTDEHGQTVVKKVTRKIIRRYVSPDGTEKEDIIMQGTPQEPVTVEEGDGYSKVLKRVVLKSDSEQSEVTLSEPGVLPSASNFQSEPVEGRKVSKVIKTTVVQGERTEKHLGDASLATDLPSAKEDFEEALSYTGNQMKVQLPALVEKEIMKEDGSIIKRTMLNKASTQKRTVMKDRYGKHVHIEELDDTPEALPQDDLQHDLQQLLRHFCKEDWKQDAK